The following are encoded together in the Clostridium sp. BJN0013 genome:
- a CDS encoding acyltransferase family protein — MEMNGNNLAKSKKERLVYLDNLKVALILLVIAHHAGQAYGYQNDWPILNSQRSIILEPFFDVNGAFFMGFFFFISAYFFPASMDGRGVFSFLKSRFFRLGIPFIFIVIVVFGPITYFVDSIDMPFGKYMLLEYIGKGDFEVGHLWFIALLLFFAFCYSIIRLINLKLRMNSQKTLVNPPGNKSLLMLSIILIILNYVIRIWFPIGRWIDIFSFMPVEMGRLPQYIIFFILGIFAYRHNWINIIPTKTGVTWFIIGIIAALIHYINLLIGLFTFDIWPILEGFIGVGLIVGLLVISREYWNKRGKFMKFMSDNAFTVYLIHIFIIYILQFIIEDMLFGPLDKFFIVFFIGSLLSFILSYCIRKIPFLKKFL; from the coding sequence ATGGAAATGAATGGTAATAATTTAGCCAAATCTAAAAAAGAACGTTTAGTGTATTTGGATAATTTAAAAGTAGCTCTGATTTTACTTGTAATAGCTCACCATGCGGGGCAAGCTTATGGTTATCAAAATGATTGGCCAATACTAAATTCTCAACGCTCTATAATCTTAGAACCTTTTTTTGATGTAAATGGAGCCTTTTTTATGGGATTTTTCTTCTTTATTTCTGCTTACTTTTTTCCAGCTTCTATGGATGGAAGAGGAGTTTTTTCTTTTTTAAAGAGTCGATTTTTTCGTTTAGGAATTCCATTTATATTTATAGTAATTGTGGTTTTTGGTCCCATAACATATTTTGTGGATAGTATAGATATGCCTTTTGGAAAATATATGCTACTCGAATATATAGGAAAAGGTGACTTTGAAGTTGGACATCTTTGGTTTATAGCTCTATTATTATTTTTTGCTTTTTGCTATTCTATTATCAGACTAATTAATCTAAAATTAAGAATGAATAGTCAAAAAACTCTGGTTAATCCACCAGGTAATAAATCGTTATTAATGTTATCTATTATCTTAATAATTTTGAATTATGTCATTAGAATATGGTTTCCTATCGGAAGATGGATAGATATTTTTTCTTTTATGCCAGTGGAAATGGGACGTTTACCTCAATATATTATTTTCTTTATTCTGGGAATTTTTGCTTATCGTCATAACTGGATTAACATAATCCCCACTAAGACAGGTGTAACCTGGTTTATTATAGGAATTATAGCGGCACTAATACACTATATAAATTTATTAATTGGGTTATTTACTTTTGATATTTGGCCTATTCTAGAAGGATTTATTGGGGTAGGATTAATAGTAGGTTTATTAGTTATTAGTAGAGAATATTGGAATAAACGTGGCAAATTTATGAAATTTATGTCCGATAATGCTTTTACAGTTTATCTAATCCATATTTTTATTATTTATATATTACAGTTTATTATAGAAGATATGTTATTTGGACCTTTAGACAAATTTTTTATTGTCTTCTTTATAGGCTCATTATTGAGTTTTATATTAAGTTATTGTATACGCAAGATACCTTTTTTAAAGAAATTTCTATAG
- a CDS encoding CDP-alcohol phosphatidyltransferase family protein codes for MKSIPNIISIFRMLLSVILLFLKPFTLLFWIVYSLCGFSDIIDGYIARKTNSTSKLGSLLDSIGDIVFMSSAIIVFLPIIWIPIKMLI; via the coding sequence ATGAAAAGTATACCAAATATCATATCCATATTTAGAATGTTATTATCTGTAATTTTATTGTTTCTAAAACCATTTACTCTTTTATTTTGGATTGTATATTCTTTGTGTGGATTTAGTGATATTATTGATGGATATATTGCAAGAAAAACTAATTCAACAAGTAAGCTGGGAAGCTTACTTGATAGTATTGGAGATATTGTGTTTATGAGTTCTGCAATTATTGTTTTTTTGCCGATAATATGGATTCCAATAAAAATGTTAATATAG
- a CDS encoding peptidylprolyl isomerase, whose amino-acid sequence MKNPIVTIEMKNGKLMKIELYPDVAPNTVNNFISLAEKGFYNGTIFHRVIPGFMIQGGDPEGTGMGGPGYSIKGEFSSNNFKNNLKHEKGVISMARTMAPDSAGSQFFIMADNAPHLDGQYAAFGKVTEGIEEVDEIVSQKRDYDDKPYEDQKMKSVTVETFGEKYDEPQKVED is encoded by the coding sequence ATGAAAAATCCTATAGTTACAATTGAAATGAAAAATGGGAAACTGATGAAAATAGAACTTTATCCAGATGTTGCACCTAATACAGTAAATAATTTTATATCGCTAGCAGAAAAAGGATTTTATAATGGTACAATTTTTCACAGGGTTATACCAGGATTTATGATTCAAGGAGGAGACCCTGAAGGTACAGGAATGGGAGGACCAGGTTACTCAATTAAAGGTGAATTTTCATCTAATAACTTTAAAAACAATTTAAAGCATGAAAAAGGGGTAATCTCCATGGCTAGAACTATGGCTCCTGATTCTGCAGGTTCACAGTTTTTTATAATGGCAGATAATGCACCTCACCTTGACGGACAGTATGCTGCTTTCGGGAAAGTTACAGAGGGCATTGAAGAAGTAGATGAAATAGTATCACAGAAAAGAGATTATGATGATAAACCTTATGAAGATCAAAAGATGAAAAGTGTAACTGTAGAAACTTTTGGCGAAAAATATGATGAACCTCAAAAAGTAGAGGATTAA